In one Epinephelus lanceolatus isolate andai-2023 chromosome 19, ASM4190304v1, whole genome shotgun sequence genomic region, the following are encoded:
- the kdm2bb gene encoding lysine (K)-specific demethylase 2Bb isoform X5, which produces MAMSLSADDEDYDSDSEQPRPPNRPKPKMAASPASAVKLSASRGTSGARRRRTRCRKCEACLRTECGECHFCKDMKKFGGPGRMKQSCIMRQCIAPVLPHTAVCLVCGEAGKEDTVEDEEEKFNLMLMECSICNEIVHPNCLKVKDSNGVVNDELPNCWECPKCNHAGKTGKASKQKRGPGFKYASNLPGSLLKEPRLNRDSKEEPDPPLVATATVTALTTATAVKRKAEREEMPKRKEEEPPKKRPPLLTLDGTPRPRLEDNPLRKKRKLFDTNDEPIIVKKKKKLSKPDDPLTPKLLRQLKAENDHGDEEDDHEEHEDDGFSLERIHLKGKSEYDDEDQEEDEEGEEEETVKKERDSSAEDKAKVLLSPLLRTSAVRESEQSSNSPRAGPSSESGEAQERSATHLKARHQRRRLPNKELSKEFNQEIPKTEDCLSNQNHSSVKTEDGQANHNRRPLKSEDSVTNHNRKPLKTEDTTTNQSRRVLKMEEGLANQNRRPLKTEDSLANQNHRPVKTEPENEVDDQKPRWPLNNGSSDLGDWLRHRGREVNEPPRGYSPLSWNRSTQITSICPRPLPCRSPPKCIQMERHVIRPPPISPPPDRLPLNDGEAHVMRREMWMTVFSHLTHRDLCVCMRVCRTWNRWCCDKRLWKHINLNRCKSITPLMLSGIIRRQPVALDLSWTNISKKQLSWLINRLPGLRVLLLSGCSWVAVSALCTSSCPLLRTLDVQWVEGLKDAQMRDLLSPPTDNRPGQLDNRSKLRNVEDLRLAGLDITDTSLRLIIRYMPSLSKLDLSYCNHVTDQSVNILTAAGTTTRDSLTDINLSVCNRVTDQSLTYFKRCGSICHIDLRYCKQVTKEGCDQFIAEMSVSVQFELIEEKLLQKIS; this is translated from the exons CCCCGGCCTCCCAACCGGCCGAAACCTAAGATGGCAGCTTCTCCTGCATCAGCAGTCAAGCTGTCAGCCAGTCGGGGAACATCTGGTGCCAGGAGGAGAAGGACGCGCTGTCGGAAGTGCGAGGCATGCCTGCGAACGGAGTGCGGAGAGTGCCACTTTTGTAAAGACATGAAGAAGTTTGGTGGGCCGGGCCGGATGAAACAGTCCTGCATCATGAGGCAGTGCATTGCA CCCGTCCTGCCCCACACAGCGGTGTGTCTCGTCTGCGGAGAGGCAGGGAAAGAGGACACAgtggaggacgaggaggagaagTTTAACCTTATGCTCATGGAGTGCTCCATCTGCAATGAGATTGTTCATCCCAACTGTCTTAAG GTAAAAGATTCAAATGGAGTCGTCAATGACGAGTTGCCAAACTGCTGGGAGTGCCCAAAGTGCAACCATGCTGGGAAAACAGGGAAA GCCTCAAAGCAAAAAAGGGGGCCAGGATTCAAGTACGCGTCAAACCTTCCTGGCTCTCTGCTGAAAGAACCCCGGTTAAACCGGGATTCAAAAGAGGAGCCCGACCCACCGCTGGTGGCTACAGCAACTGTTACTGCTTTGACTACCGCCACTGCTGTGAAAAGAAAGGCCGAGCGGGAGGAAATGCCgaagaggaaagaggaagagcCTCCAAAGAAACGTCCCCCTTTGCTGACTTTGGATGGTACGCCCCGACCGAGGCTTGAGGACAACCCTCTGAGGAAAAAGAGGAAACTTTTTGACACCAATGACGAACCTATCATTGTGAAAAAGAAG AAGAAGCTTTCAAAACCAGATGATCCTTTGACTCCCAAGCTGCTGAGGCAACTCAAGGCAGAGAATGATCACGGGGATGAGGAGGATGATCACGAGGAACACGAAGATGATGGGTTTTCCTTGGAAAGGATTCATTTAAAGGGGAAAAGTGAGTATGATGACGAGGACCaagaagaggatgaggagggagaggaagaggagacagtGAAAAAAGAACGAGACAGCAGCGCAGAGGACAAAGCCAAGGTCCTGTTGAGTCCACTGCTGAGAACATCCGCAGTCAGAGAAAGTGAACAGTCCTCCAACTCACCTAGAGCTGGACCCAGCAGCGAATCAGGAGAGGCTCAGGAGAGGAGCGCTACTCATCTAAAGGCTCGCCATCAGCGTCGACGCCTCCCCAACAAAGAGCTGAGCAAAGAGTTCAACCAGGAGATTCCCAAGACAGAAGACTGTCTGTCAAACCAAAACCACAGCTCAGTGAAGACGGAGGACGGTCAAGCCAATCACAATCGAAGACCGCTGAAGAGCGAGGACTCTGTGACTAATCACAACCGTAAACCACTAAAAACAGAGGACACAACCACTAATCAGAGCCGCAGGGTTCTAAAAATGGAGGAAGGTTTGGCCAATCAGAACAGACGCCCACTGAAAACAGAGGACAGCCTGGCCAATCAAAACcacaggcctgtaaaaactgaGCCTGAGAACGAAGTAGACGACCAAAAGCCGAGATGGCCTCTTAATAACGGCAGCAGCGACCTGGGCGACTGGCTGCGACACAGGGGGCGGGAGGTGAATGAGCCGCCACGTGGTTACTCACCACTCAGCTGGAACAGAAGCACGCAGATCACATCAATATGTCCCCGCCCACTCCCCTGCCGGTCACCACCAAAATGTATCCAAATGGAGCGCCACGTGATCCGACCCCCTCCCATTAGCCCCCCGCCGGACAGACTCCCACTGAACGACGGTGAAGCCCACGTGATGCGCAGAGAGATGTGGATGACAGTGTTCAGTCACTTGACTCACAGAGATCTTTGTGTCTGCATGCGTGTCTGCAGGACCTGGAACAGATG GTGCTGCGACAAGAGGCTTTGGAAGCACATCAATCTGAACCGTTGTAAGTCCATCACACCTCTCATGCTGAGCGGCATCATCCGGAGACAGCCGGTAGCTCTGGACCTCAGCTGGACCAACATCTCCAAGAAACAACTCAGCTGGCTCATCAACAGACTGCCAG GTCTGCGTGTGCTGCTGTTGTCAGGATGCTCCTGGGTGGCAGTCTCTGCTCTTTGCACCTCCAGCTGTCCTCTTCTGCGAACTCTGGATGTTCAATGGGTGGAGGGACTTAAAGACGCCCAGATGAGAGACCTGCTGTCGCCTCCTACAGATAACAGGCCAG GTCAGCTGGATAACAGGAGTAAACTGCGTAACGTGGAGGACCTGCGTCTGGCAGGCTTGGACATCACGGACACGTCTCTGCGCCTCATCATACGATACATGCCCTCGCTGTCCAAGCTGGACCTCAGCTACTGCAACCACGTCACTGACCAGTCTGTCAACATCCTGACTGCTGCGGGGACGACCACCAGAGACTCGCTCACTGACATCAACCTGTCAG TCTGTAACAGGGTCACAGACCAGTCGCTGACCTATTTCAAGCGCTGTGGGAGCATATGTCACATCGATCTGCGATACTGCAAACAGGTGACCAAGGAAGGATGCGACCAGTTCATCGCAGAAATGTCTGTGAGCGTGCAGTTTGAACTGATAGAGGAGAAACTGCTGCAGAAGATCAGTTAG
- the kdm2bb gene encoding lysine (K)-specific demethylase 2Bb isoform X6, with the protein MAMSLSADDEDYDSDSEQPRPPNRPKPKMAASPASAVKLSASRGTSGARRRRTRCRKCEACLRTECGECHFCKDMKKFGGPGRMKQSCIMRQCIAPVLPHTAVCLVCGEAGKEDTVEDEEEKFNLMLMECSICNEIVHPNCLKVKDSNGVVNDELPNCWECPKCNHAGKTGKQKRGPGFKYASNLPGSLLKEPRLNRDSKEEPDPPLVATATVTALTTATAVKRKAEREEMPKRKEEEPPKKRPPLLTLDGTPRPRLEDNPLRKKRKLFDTNDEPIIVKKKKKLSKPDDPLTPKLLRQLKAENDHGDEEDDHEEHEDDGFSLERIHLKGKSEYDDEDQEEDEEGEEEETVKKERDSSAEDKAKVLLSPLLRTSAVRESEQSSNSPRAGPSSESGEAQERSATHLKARHQRRRLPNKELSKEFNQEIPKTEDCLSNQNHSSVKTEDGQANHNRRPLKSEDSVTNHNRKPLKTEDTTTNQSRRVLKMEEGLANQNRRPLKTEDSLANQNHRPVKTEPENEVDDQKPRWPLNNGSSDLGDWLRHRGREVNEPPRGYSPLSWNRSTQITSICPRPLPCRSPPKCIQMERHVIRPPPISPPPDRLPLNDGEAHVMRREMWMTVFSHLTHRDLCVCMRVCRTWNRWCCDKRLWKHINLNRCKSITPLMLSGIIRRQPVALDLSWTNISKKQLSWLINRLPGLRVLLLSGCSWVAVSALCTSSCPLLRTLDVQWVEGLKDAQMRDLLSPPTDNRPGQLDNRSKLRNVEDLRLAGLDITDTSLRLIIRYMPSLSKLDLSYCNHVTDQSVNILTAAGTTTRDSLTDINLSVCNRVTDQSLTYFKRCGSICHIDLRYCKQVTKEGCDQFIAEMSVSVQFELIEEKLLQKIS; encoded by the exons CCCCGGCCTCCCAACCGGCCGAAACCTAAGATGGCAGCTTCTCCTGCATCAGCAGTCAAGCTGTCAGCCAGTCGGGGAACATCTGGTGCCAGGAGGAGAAGGACGCGCTGTCGGAAGTGCGAGGCATGCCTGCGAACGGAGTGCGGAGAGTGCCACTTTTGTAAAGACATGAAGAAGTTTGGTGGGCCGGGCCGGATGAAACAGTCCTGCATCATGAGGCAGTGCATTGCA CCCGTCCTGCCCCACACAGCGGTGTGTCTCGTCTGCGGAGAGGCAGGGAAAGAGGACACAgtggaggacgaggaggagaagTTTAACCTTATGCTCATGGAGTGCTCCATCTGCAATGAGATTGTTCATCCCAACTGTCTTAAG GTAAAAGATTCAAATGGAGTCGTCAATGACGAGTTGCCAAACTGCTGGGAGTGCCCAAAGTGCAACCATGCTGGGAAAACAGGGAAA CAAAAAAGGGGGCCAGGATTCAAGTACGCGTCAAACCTTCCTGGCTCTCTGCTGAAAGAACCCCGGTTAAACCGGGATTCAAAAGAGGAGCCCGACCCACCGCTGGTGGCTACAGCAACTGTTACTGCTTTGACTACCGCCACTGCTGTGAAAAGAAAGGCCGAGCGGGAGGAAATGCCgaagaggaaagaggaagagcCTCCAAAGAAACGTCCCCCTTTGCTGACTTTGGATGGTACGCCCCGACCGAGGCTTGAGGACAACCCTCTGAGGAAAAAGAGGAAACTTTTTGACACCAATGACGAACCTATCATTGTGAAAAAGAAG AAGAAGCTTTCAAAACCAGATGATCCTTTGACTCCCAAGCTGCTGAGGCAACTCAAGGCAGAGAATGATCACGGGGATGAGGAGGATGATCACGAGGAACACGAAGATGATGGGTTTTCCTTGGAAAGGATTCATTTAAAGGGGAAAAGTGAGTATGATGACGAGGACCaagaagaggatgaggagggagaggaagaggagacagtGAAAAAAGAACGAGACAGCAGCGCAGAGGACAAAGCCAAGGTCCTGTTGAGTCCACTGCTGAGAACATCCGCAGTCAGAGAAAGTGAACAGTCCTCCAACTCACCTAGAGCTGGACCCAGCAGCGAATCAGGAGAGGCTCAGGAGAGGAGCGCTACTCATCTAAAGGCTCGCCATCAGCGTCGACGCCTCCCCAACAAAGAGCTGAGCAAAGAGTTCAACCAGGAGATTCCCAAGACAGAAGACTGTCTGTCAAACCAAAACCACAGCTCAGTGAAGACGGAGGACGGTCAAGCCAATCACAATCGAAGACCGCTGAAGAGCGAGGACTCTGTGACTAATCACAACCGTAAACCACTAAAAACAGAGGACACAACCACTAATCAGAGCCGCAGGGTTCTAAAAATGGAGGAAGGTTTGGCCAATCAGAACAGACGCCCACTGAAAACAGAGGACAGCCTGGCCAATCAAAACcacaggcctgtaaaaactgaGCCTGAGAACGAAGTAGACGACCAAAAGCCGAGATGGCCTCTTAATAACGGCAGCAGCGACCTGGGCGACTGGCTGCGACACAGGGGGCGGGAGGTGAATGAGCCGCCACGTGGTTACTCACCACTCAGCTGGAACAGAAGCACGCAGATCACATCAATATGTCCCCGCCCACTCCCCTGCCGGTCACCACCAAAATGTATCCAAATGGAGCGCCACGTGATCCGACCCCCTCCCATTAGCCCCCCGCCGGACAGACTCCCACTGAACGACGGTGAAGCCCACGTGATGCGCAGAGAGATGTGGATGACAGTGTTCAGTCACTTGACTCACAGAGATCTTTGTGTCTGCATGCGTGTCTGCAGGACCTGGAACAGATG GTGCTGCGACAAGAGGCTTTGGAAGCACATCAATCTGAACCGTTGTAAGTCCATCACACCTCTCATGCTGAGCGGCATCATCCGGAGACAGCCGGTAGCTCTGGACCTCAGCTGGACCAACATCTCCAAGAAACAACTCAGCTGGCTCATCAACAGACTGCCAG GTCTGCGTGTGCTGCTGTTGTCAGGATGCTCCTGGGTGGCAGTCTCTGCTCTTTGCACCTCCAGCTGTCCTCTTCTGCGAACTCTGGATGTTCAATGGGTGGAGGGACTTAAAGACGCCCAGATGAGAGACCTGCTGTCGCCTCCTACAGATAACAGGCCAG GTCAGCTGGATAACAGGAGTAAACTGCGTAACGTGGAGGACCTGCGTCTGGCAGGCTTGGACATCACGGACACGTCTCTGCGCCTCATCATACGATACATGCCCTCGCTGTCCAAGCTGGACCTCAGCTACTGCAACCACGTCACTGACCAGTCTGTCAACATCCTGACTGCTGCGGGGACGACCACCAGAGACTCGCTCACTGACATCAACCTGTCAG TCTGTAACAGGGTCACAGACCAGTCGCTGACCTATTTCAAGCGCTGTGGGAGCATATGTCACATCGATCTGCGATACTGCAAACAGGTGACCAAGGAAGGATGCGACCAGTTCATCGCAGAAATGTCTGTGAGCGTGCAGTTTGAACTGATAGAGGAGAAACTGCTGCAGAAGATCAGTTAG